Proteins encoded in a region of the Halostagnicola kamekurae genome:
- a CDS encoding tyrosine-type recombinase/integrase: MNLQQHENRDDMKVWLSQNEVEQLLDAADGTQQRIAFALGARCGLRSHEILNVAPEDIVNTDAGTILRVWHGKGDKFRETPVPRDLATTIRTVDDVRDASSSMSLVEIASTRSLRRWVRSTADELHKETKDAGWSHLGFHDLRRTWATALASADVDPLLVCDWGGWNDLETFLEHYRGSYSPEAQRREREKVEWL, encoded by the coding sequence ATGAATCTGCAACAGCATGAGAACCGCGACGATATGAAGGTCTGGCTCAGCCAGAACGAAGTAGAACAGTTGCTCGATGCTGCCGACGGAACTCAGCAGCGGATCGCCTTTGCGCTCGGTGCGCGCTGCGGGCTCCGTTCACACGAGATACTCAACGTCGCTCCCGAGGACATCGTCAACACCGACGCCGGGACGATACTTCGAGTCTGGCACGGAAAGGGTGATAAGTTCCGCGAGACACCCGTCCCGCGTGATCTCGCGACGACCATCCGCACGGTCGACGACGTTCGCGATGCATCCTCGAGCATGTCGCTCGTCGAGATCGCGAGTACGCGCTCGCTTCGGCGGTGGGTGCGATCGACTGCCGACGAACTGCACAAGGAGACCAAAGACGCCGGCTGGTCACACCTCGGTTTCCACGATCTCCGACGGACCTGGGCGACCGCGCTAGCGTCTGCTGACGTTGATCCATTGCTTGTATGTGACTGGGGAGGGTGGAATGATCTCGAGACATTTCTAGAACACTATCGGGGTAGCTACAGCCCTGAAGCACAACGGAGAGAACGGGAGAAAGTGGAATGGCTGTAA
- a CDS encoding DUF7845 domain-containing protein, translating to MQLIETAPHEFAAHFLFAEHGLDPFFACDRRIKDGDGSQHASFEFDDEEWGVTLSYRDSGLEHPGEQLPTGTEFRLAEMREFDLRVESEEDIVGERSFHVHLAPRWQGMRSEHGGEISVPDNLDEGVNLHVQGSNFEFDCYHPLIQHAMRVVGVNSRYFDELHEFSTILDAERYVRIYKDESGSVHARDGPIAQLGHLLENDRTGRRKLVQYDSDEDGRDRPGYYHTATLGPHRVREAFPSHELPKEVKHYYAQHAVSLDSNRSIAHPKVGVSYQRSFWNEQLDASPADIDRLNRELEETLLSVLAEAGLPLQSGIGTYVTDAYFQAEDSDRDRDVLELDFTQIKHRQESVVIKHLADGIAPTAWESLEFLITDGGEVSPQDIADETDRHPGSVRRALNTIPELVEREYGKVSLRSKYIADLVHDAVTEAREATRRAAEAGAKAIEAAERGLDQSTSAFIAWAAKHDIDIRDRDGNALRLEFGVVDDIRRKIREGYDLWTAADMPEDRYRMAKIRYKKEIDSGLRSIDETDTKSFASVAWQHLR from the coding sequence GTGCAACTGATCGAGACCGCGCCCCACGAGTTCGCGGCTCACTTCCTCTTCGCCGAGCATGGTCTCGATCCGTTCTTTGCATGCGATCGTCGGATCAAAGACGGTGATGGGAGCCAGCACGCTTCGTTCGAATTTGATGACGAGGAGTGGGGAGTGACGTTATCCTATCGGGATTCAGGACTCGAGCACCCAGGTGAGCAACTTCCCACTGGAACCGAGTTTCGGCTCGCAGAGATGCGCGAATTTGATCTTCGAGTCGAGAGTGAGGAAGATATCGTCGGTGAACGGTCGTTCCACGTCCATCTCGCTCCGCGCTGGCAGGGAATGCGAAGCGAGCACGGCGGAGAAATTTCTGTCCCCGACAATCTCGATGAAGGCGTGAATCTCCATGTTCAGGGTTCGAACTTCGAGTTCGATTGCTACCATCCGTTGATCCAGCACGCGATGCGAGTGGTCGGTGTCAATAGCCGATACTTCGATGAACTACACGAGTTCTCGACGATCTTGGATGCGGAACGGTATGTACGCATCTACAAGGACGAGAGTGGATCGGTGCACGCTCGAGACGGTCCGATCGCTCAGTTGGGTCACTTACTCGAGAACGACCGCACAGGACGACGGAAGCTCGTTCAGTACGACAGTGATGAAGATGGGCGGGATCGACCTGGATACTATCACACGGCCACTCTCGGCCCGCATCGCGTCCGTGAGGCGTTTCCATCGCACGAACTACCGAAGGAAGTGAAGCACTACTACGCACAGCATGCAGTCAGTCTCGACAGCAACCGCTCCATAGCCCATCCCAAAGTTGGCGTATCCTATCAGCGTTCGTTCTGGAACGAGCAGCTCGATGCATCGCCGGCTGATATTGACCGACTCAATCGTGAACTCGAGGAGACGCTTCTTAGCGTACTCGCCGAAGCTGGTCTTCCACTTCAATCAGGAATCGGCACCTACGTCACAGATGCATACTTCCAAGCTGAAGACTCGGATCGAGATCGTGATGTTCTCGAGTTGGATTTCACTCAGATCAAACACCGCCAAGAGTCCGTCGTTATCAAACATCTTGCGGATGGGATCGCTCCGACAGCATGGGAGTCCCTTGAATTTCTCATAACTGATGGAGGCGAGGTAAGTCCGCAAGATATTGCTGATGAAACAGACCGACATCCAGGGAGTGTTCGCCGAGCCCTCAACACGATCCCGGAACTAGTTGAACGGGAATACGGGAAGGTCTCTCTTCGGTCGAAGTACATCGCCGATCTCGTCCATGATGCAGTGACAGAGGCCAGAGAAGCGACGAGACGAGCCGCAGAAGCCGGTGCCAAAGCGATTGAAGCGGCTGAACGAGGTCTCGATCAGTCGACGAGCGCGTTCATCGCGTGGGCCGCAAAACACGATATCGATATTCGTGATCGTGATGGAAACGCGCTTCGCTTAGAATTCGGCGTCGTCGATGACATCAGGCGAAAGATCCGCGAAGGGTACGATCTTTGGACTGCGGCTGACATGCCCGAGGACCGCTATCGGATGGCCAAGATTCGCTACAAGAAGGAGATCGACTCTGGGCTCCGATCGATCGACGAAACTGATACGAAATCCTTTGCATCCGTTGCGTGGCAGCACCTCCGCTGA